The genomic segment CACTCCCCTCAGTTCAGGACACAACCCTTCACTCCCCTCAGTTCAGGACACAACCCTTCACTCCCCTCAGTACAGGACACAACCCTTCACTCCCCTCAGTACAGTACACAACCCTTCACTCCCCTCAGTACAGGACACAACCCTTCACTCCCCTCAGTACAGTACACAACCCTTCACTCCCTTCAGTACAGGACACAACCCTTCACTCCCCTCAGTACAGGACACAACCCTTCACTCCCCTCAGTACAGGACACAACCCTTCACTCCCCTCAGTACAGGACACAACCCTTCACTCCCCTCAGTACAGTACACAACCCTTCACTCCCCTCAGTACAGGACACAACCCTTCACTCCCCTCAGTACAGTACACAACCCTTCACTCCCCTGAGTACAGGACACAACCCTTCACTCCTCTCAGTACAGGACACAACCCTTCACTCCCCTCAGTACAGGACACAACCCTTCACTCCCCTCAGTACAGGACACAACCCTTCACTCCCCTCAGTACAGGACACAACCCTTCACTCCCCTCAGTTCAGGACACAACCCTTCACTCCCCTCAGTTCAGGACACAACCCTTCACTCCCCTCAGTACAGGACACAACCCTTCACTCCCCTCAGTACAGTACACAACCCTTCACTCCCCTCAGTACAGGACACAACCCTTCACTCCCCTCAGTACAGTACACAACCCTTCACTCCCTTCAGTACAGGACACAACCCTTCACTCCCCTCAGTACAGGACACAACCCTTCACTCCCCTCAGTACAGGACACAACCCTTCACTCCCCTCAGTACAGGACACAACCCTTCACTCCCCTCAGTACAGTACACAACCCTTCACTCCCCTCAGTACAGGACACAACCCTTCACTCCCCTCAGTACAGTACACAACCCTTCACTCCCCTCAGTACAGTACACAACCCTTCACTCCCCTCAGTACAGGACACAACCCTTCACTCCCCTCAGTACAGTACACAACCCTTCACTCCCCTCAGTACAGTACACAACCCTTCACTCCCCTCAGTACAGGACACAACCCTTCACTCCCCTCAGTACAGTACACAACCCTTCACTCCCCTCAGTACAGGACACAACCCTTCACTCCCCTCAGTACAGTACACAACCCTTCACTCCCCTCAGTACAGTACACAACCCTTCACTCCCCTCAGTACAGGACACAACCCTTCACTCCCCTCAGTACAGTACACAACCCTTCACTCCCCTCAGTACAGTACACAACCCTTCACTCCCCTGAGTACAGGACACAACCCTTCACTCCCCTCAGTACAGTACACAACCCTTCACTCCCCTCAGTACAGTACACAACCCTTCACTCCCCTCAGTACAGTACACAACCCTTCACTCCCCTGAGTACAGGACACAACCCTTCACTCCCCTCAGTACAGGACACAACCCTTCACTCCCCTCAGTACAGGACACAACCCTTCACTCCCCTCAGTACAGGACACAACCCTACACTCCCCTCAGTACAGTACACAACCCTTCACTCCCCTCAGTACAGTACACAACCCTTCACTCCCCTCAGTACAGTACACAACCCTTCACTCCCCTCAGTACAGTACACAACCCTTCACTCCCCTGAGTACAGGACACAACCCTTCACTCCCCTCAGTACAGGACACAACCCTTCACTCCCCTCAGTACAGGACACAACCCTTCACTCCCCTCAGTACAGTACACAACCCTTCACTCCCCTCAGTACAGGACACAACCCTTCACTCCCCTCAGTACAGGATACAACCCTTCACTCCCCTCAGTACAGGACACAACCCTTCACTCCCCTCAGTACAGTACACAACCCTTCTCTTTCTTCAGTTGCAGAGTAGAGGAGCCACCAAGCCTAGTAGAGCTCCAGACAAATGAATGGGATCCCATCCTGACCTGGGCAGAAGACAGGTGAGTGAGATCAGTGCTCATGATACTGTCATATGTGTATGGTCTGGGGTCAGGATACTGTCCTATGTGTATGGTCTGGGCTCATGATACTGTCCTATGTGTATGGTCTGGCGTCATGATACTGTCCTATGTGTATGGTCTGGGGCTCATGATACTGTCCTATGTGTATGGTCTGGGGTCATGATACTGTCCTATGTGTTTGGTCTGGGGTCATGATACTGTCCTATGTGTATGGTCAGGACTCATGATACTGTCCTATGTGTATGGTCTGGGGGTCATGATACTGTCCTATGTGTATGGTCTGGGGTCATGATACTGTCCTATGTGTATGGTCTGAGGTCATGATACTGTCCTATGTGTATGGTCTGGGGTCATGATACTGTCCTATGTGTATGGTCTGGGGTCAGGATACTGTCCTATGTGTATGGTCTGGGGTCATGATACTGTCCTATGTGTATGGTCTGGCGTCATGATACTGTCCTATGTGTATGGTCTGGGGCTCATGATACTGTCCTATGTGTATGGTCTGGGGTCATGATACTGTCCTATGTGTTTGGTCTGGGGTCATGATACTGTCCTATGTGTATGGTCAGGACTCATGATACTGTCCTATGTGTATGGTCTGAGGTCATGATACTGTCCTATGTGTATGGTCTGGGGTCATGATACTGTCCTATGTGTATGGTCTGGGGTCAGGATACTGTCCTATGTGTATGGTCTGGGGTCATGATACTGTCCTATGTGTATGGTCTGGGGTCAGGATACTGTCCTATGTGTATGGTCTGGGCTCATGATACTGTCCTATGTGTATGGTCTGGGGTCATGATACTGTCCTATGTGTATGGTCTGGGGTCAGGATACTGTCCTATGTGTATGGTCTGGGGTCATGATACTGTCCTATGTGTATGGTCTGGGCTCATGATACTGTCCTATGTGTATGGTCTGGGGGTCATGATACTGTCCTATGTGTATGGTCTGGGGTCAGGATACTGTCCTATGTGTATGGTCAGAGCTCATGATACTGTCCTATGTGTATGGTCTGGGGGTCATGATACTGTCCTATGTGTATGGTCTGGGGGTCAGGATACTGTCCTATGTGTATGGTCTGGGGTCAGGATACTGTCCTATGTGTATGGTCTGGCGTCATGATACTGTCCTATGTGTTTGGTCTGGGGTCATGATACTGTCCTATGTGTATGGTCTGGCGTCATGATACTGTCCTATGTGTATGGTCTGGGGCTCATGATACTGTCCTATGTGTATGGTCTGGGGTCATGATACTGTCCTATGTGTTTGGTCTGGGGTCATGATACTGTCCTATGTGTATGGTCAGGACTCATGATACTGTCCTATGTGTATGGTCTGGGGGTCATGATACTGTCCTATGTGTATGGTCTGGGGTCATGATACTGTCCTATGTGTATGGTCTGAGGTCATGATACTGTCCTATGTGTATGGTCTGGGGTCATGATACTGTCCTATGTGTATGGTCTGGGCTCATGATACTGTCCTATGTGTATGGTCTGGGGTCATGATACTGTTCTATGTGTATGGTCTGGGGGTCAGGATACTGTCCTATGTGTATGGTCTGGGGTCATGATACTGTCCTATGTGTATGGTCTGGGGTCAGGATACTGTCCTATGTGTATGGTCTGGGGTCATGATACTGTCCTATGTGTATGGTCTGGGGGTCAGGATACTGTCCTATGTGTATGGTCTGGGGGTCAGGATACTGTCCTATGTGTATGGTCTAGGGGTCAGGATACTGTCCTATGTGTATGGTCTGGGCTCATGATACTGTCCTATGTGTATGGTCTGAGGTCATGATACTGTCCTATGTGTATGGTCTAGGGGTCAGGATACTGTCCTATGTGTATGGTCTGGGGGTCAGGATACTGTCCTATGTTTATGGTCTGGGGGTCAGGATACTGTCCTATGTTTATGGTCTGGGGGTCAGGATACTGTCCTATGTGTATGGTCTGGGGGTCAGGATACTGTCCTATGTGTATGGTCTGGGGTCATGACCTGGTTCTGATCCTCAGGTACAATGTATTGATCGGATCGTCCACCAGTCTCATGGGTCCAGCTATTCCAGATCAGACCAAAGAAGTGTTTCATCGCCATCTGGCCTCCTACAACTCCTGGTCACTAATAGGTAAGTGATTGGTTAATGCAGGGGCAGAGCTGTGGTGTCGGAACAATGTATGGCTGCAACTGGAACACCGGCATACAACTATAAAGCAGTCTGCTATGAGCtgttacacctcccctccagctctatctgtatactgctgctgctatctctaagggatcaggatctatagtagctatacaccccccccagctctacctgtatactgctgctgctatgtctatggaatcaggatatatagtagttatacacctcccctccagctctatctgtatactgctgctatcagtatgggatcagaatatatagtagttatagccCTCCCCTcaagctctacctgtatactgctgctgctatgtctatggaatcatgatatatagtagttatacacctcccctccagctctatctgtatactgctgctatctctatgggatcagaatatatagtagttatacacctcccctccagccttatgcctgccacatcagctaaaacagttaAGCGTGAGGCATacgcaagaacctctacattattttcAAATAACATCCTACGCAGCATTatataaacaaaaagaaaaattctcAGAGCGCCCTTATAATTTGTGATGATTTCTGCTTCTCAGGCATCGAATTTATGGTTACTCAGCTGAAATCCTTCATAATCGCCATGGGACTAGTAGACAGATTCTTGACCGTGCAAAAGGCTGTGCTGCTGTCCCGCCTGGAGGAGGAGTATCAGgtattctatctatctcatatctatctatctcatatctatctatctatctcatatctatctatctcatatctatctatctcatatctatctatctatctcatatctatctatctcatatctatccatctatctcatatatatctatctatctcatatctatccatctatctcatatctatctcatatctatatatctcatatccatctctcttatatctatctatctcatatctatctatctcatatctatctatctatctcatatctatctatctatctcatatctatctcatatctatctcatatctatctcatatctatctcatatctatctcatatccatctctctcatatctatctatctcatatctatctatctcatatctatctcatatctatctatctcatatccatctatctcatatctatctatctatctcatatctatctatctatctcatatctatctatctatctatctcctatctatctcatatatatctatctatctcatatctatctatctatctcatatctatctatctcaatctcatatctatctcatctcatatccatctatctatctatctatctcatatctatctatctatctatctcatatctatctatctatctcatatctctcatatccatctatctatctatctcatatctatctaatatctatctcatatctatctctctatctctctcatgtctatctatctctctcatatctatctcatatctatctcatatccatctatctatctcatatctatctaatatctatctctctcatgtctatctatctatctcatatctatctatctatctctctatctatctcatatctatctctctatctatctcatatctatctcatatccatctatctatctcatatccatctatctatctatctatctcatatctatctaatatctctctcatatctatctatctcatatctatctatctcatatccatctcatatccatctatctatctcatatctatctaatatctatctcatatctatctctctcatgtctatctatctctctcatatctatctctctcatatctatctctctcatatctatctatctatctcatatctatctatctatctatctcatatctatctatctatctatctatctcatatctatctatctatctatctcatctatctcatatctatctatctatctcatatctatctatctatctcatctatctcatatctatctatctatctcatatctatctatctatctcatctatctcatatctatctatctatctatctatctatctatccatccatctatctatctcatatctatctatctatctcatatctatctatctatctatctatctcatatctatctatctatctatctcatatctatctatctatctcatctatctcatatctatctatctatctcatatctatctatctatctcatctatctcatatctatctatctatctatctatctatctatctatccatctatctatctcatatctatctcatatctatctcatatctatctcctatctatctcctatctatctcctatctatctcctatctatctcctatctatctatctatctatctatctatctatctatctatctatctcatatctatctatctatctcatatctatctatctctctatctatcattTTTCTGCTCTGACTTGTCATTTCTGTTTATTACATATCATGACTGGAGTTCTGTAATTCTGTTTTGTCCTCTAGATGGCAGCACAGAGTGTTGTATGTTcttctgtatgtatgtatctgtGATTATTGGGTGCTGTAGCTGGGGTGTCGGGGGAGAGAACACTGATCTGCTGCTGTGTGACTGCCTTGGAAGTTTGTTGCATGTATAATGGACATTTAACCCATGAATGCCTCTGCACTGTATGTTCACAGATCCGGTACTGGGGTAACGTGGAGTGGGCTCATGACTATGACCTGCAGGAGTTACAGGCCCGCACGGCCGCAGGAACCTTGTTTGTTCATCTCTGTTCTTCAAGCTCCACTATCAAACACAAGCTCCTGCAGGACTGACCCCTGACACCTTCACCCCCACAGACGACCATGACACTTCTCATTGGAATCGGGATTCAACCAGCCATTAGGATTCATTGATGATTCAACATTGTGTGTGCACCTCCAATGCAAAGCAGTGTatctatacagcagtggtctccaaactgtggacctccagctgttgcaacactacaacgctcagcatgcccggacagccaacagctgtccgggcatgctggcagttgtagtgtttcaacagctggaggtccacactttggagaaCAATGCTGTACAGATAACTATTTCTATGTAGTCAACTGTTCCCGAAATTTGTCTTTCAGTCCATTTCTGTGCCCGTTAAGAATAGTTACAtaggtctgcataggagctgtatactcaCTATAGTgagtataataaaaaataaaatgattatatatatataatgtgtgtgtatacactatatatatatatatatatatatatatatatatatatataattttttaaatgtgtatactcacacattttatatatatatatatatatatatatatatatatatatatatatatatataaaaaaaatagtttgtacacatatgtatacacaaacatattaaaataataattgtttatatatatatatatatatatatatatatataaaaataaaatgtgtgaatatacacatgtatatatacacatatttaaaatatgtatatatacggtatatatatatatatatatatatataattttttaaatatgtgtatatatatatgtgtatactcacacattttatttataaataaatatatatatatatatatatatattagtgtgtacacatgtatatacacacacacattaaaataataattatatatataattattattttaatgtgtgtgtatacacaaATGTGTACacactattttatatatatatatttatatataaaatgtgagtatacacatatttaaaaaattatatatatatatatacacatgtgtatacacacacattatatatatatatatatatatatatatatatatatatatatatatatatatatatatataatttttctctTAATTTATATATTTGCAGATGCATTACAGCAATAAAAAGAAAGGTAACGTGTATATATAAACCTAGAACCAGTTTTCCCATTGTAATCTATGGACTGGTGAATCATAGTAAATACTATTTCAGGCTCCATAACCGCATCTCCACCcttcaaaaaaaacaaaacattcaaTTGGTTTTTGCTATAACAGGACAAAAATTTTCCTTGTTGGATAAATATGATAAAATGgcgttattattattttattctttttatcactaaaaaaataaattacagaaACAAGAAAGAGAATGAATACAtgcattgttttttttagcatccgtgaacgtacccttagtggtTTGTATGGATTAAAAAAACAATTCTTCCAGCTCCTGGGAACACCGTTACTGCTTCCAGGCTTCATAGTCTGACCAGGGAACTTTGGCGCAGCACCCGTCTGTGCCCGTCATATTTGCTCTTGGGCATCGAGGTTATCCAGCTCGTCTCTCAGGTGATCAATGTACATGTTGATCTCTGCCACCCGCTTCCGATTCCTTTGCACTTCTTCCCTATGTACCTAAAGTAAAGACGATACATTAGTGCCTGGTAATATAGTCACATGACCATTTAATTCAAGGATCTGCATGTACGCGAGAGACCGCAAACCAAACCAGTCCTATGATTCTGTCTCGTGCCGACACCCCTGGTGTCATGTGATGTAGGGAAATACAGCTCCCCGTGGCACCTGCATATACTACAGCAATGTCCTCCAAccggtggctctccagctgttgcaaaacttccatcagggcatgctgggagttgtagtttttgcaaaagCTAAAGAGCAACAGGTTGGGGGACCCTGCATTGAAGGTGCCATTTATAGCCTTAGACTATCTATAGGTAAAGGCTACAGATCCAGTATAGAGTAGTGTTTCCAATTGCGGAAttacgccatgtgaacatagcctaagggtacgtccagacgagcggatccacagcgtattttacactgcagatatgccactgtatgctgcctttagatgtgcctgctcggagcggcaatacgccgctacgagcagacacactgctgcaatGTGCGGGTTGccacgcatgcgcggtgtactcgcacacgtcGCGGCCGTTccccctgctctctgagctaggccgagagcagctgcgatgtgcgagtatactgcgcatgcgcatggcgactcgcacatcgcagtgtgtctgctcgtagcggcggattgctgctctaagcaggcacctgtaaaggcagcatacagcagtccttcagcggcggatccgcagcataatacGCGCTGGGGACCCGCTCGTCCCCagtgttcacacgctctttgtttttgcgggttttccgctgcgtatttgaaagggtgcgggctcttctcggctgtccacagcagattttccacggaggaatttatgctgcggaaaatccgccgcaagccccattgaagtcagtagggacagtggcggattttccgcagcgtaaattcctccgtggaaaatctgctatggacagccgagaagagcatGCCCCCATTCAAATACGCAGcgtaaaacccgcaaaaacaaagagcgtgtgaacgcacccttaggcagtgtttttctaacagagttcctccagctgttgcaaaactacaactcccagcatgcccggacagccaaaggctgtccggccatgctgggagttgtagttttgcaacagctggaggaacacttgcTAGGATTGCTTTGGCGCTCCCATACACAATGAACAGAGCACGTGCCGACCTACCACTCCCTTATAAAGTtagcggggggtcccagaggacGGACCCCCTGCAagcagacacttattccc from the Hyla sarda isolate aHylSar1 chromosome 8, aHylSar1.hap1, whole genome shotgun sequence genome contains:
- the ATPAF2 gene encoding ATP synthase mitochondrial F1 complex assembly factor 2 isoform X2, with amino-acid sequence MLRSLHRLFSAHPMVLNRGLYRGICSLESPFMQKRSYAPPTERKKFYESVSISQGEGGYEIILDRRKLKTPQGKIFTVPSEPLAIAVATEWDSQRDTIKFFTMHLTTLCNTALDNPTQRNKEHLIRSSLKFLDTDTIGCRVEEPPSLVELQTNEWDPILTWAEDRYNVLIGSSTSLMGPAIPDQTKEVFHRHLASYNSWSLIGIEFMVTQLKSFIIAMGLVDRFLTVQKAVLLSRLEEEYQIRYWGNVEWAHDYDLQELQARTAAGTLFVHLCSSSSTIKHKLLQD